The genomic segment aggatgatattatatatgagcatgatgatattatatatgagcatgatgatattatatatgagcATGATGATATTATACGTGATCACGATGACATTATACGTGATCACGATGATGACATCttagatgataataataatacacaactaaaaaataatgatattattattaataataataataaagtaatAACACCCTTCGATTATGAAAGGTTAATAGCTTcggaaaaaaataagagcGCCATATGGATTAGTTATATCGCTTTTTATttagaacaaaataatttagaAGAAGCCCGAAAGGTTGCAGAAAGAGCATTAAAAACTATAGATATTCATGAGATAGATGAAAagctaaatatatatttatgttatataaatatggaaTGTTTATATGGTGATAAGTTAAATGATATTTTCAAAAGAGcattattatgtaataatgaaaaatcaatttatttacatacaattcatatattaaaaaagaataaaaaattaacacaATTAAAAGATTTATGTGAAGAagcaattaaaaaatttaaatattctaaaaaaatatggtcatgttatttacaaatattacataatacatttaaagatgaagaatatgcacataacattttattaaaatcatTACATTCATTacccaaaaaaaaacatctaaatatgataattaaTGCTGCACGttttgaatataaatattctaaTAAAGAAAGAGGAAAAACTTATTTCGAAAAATTAATTCAAGAATATCCTAAAAGGTCAGACCTTTGGTTTACTTATCTAGATATACATATCAATTCTTTAacgaaaaatgaaaataaagaaaaaatcaaattaaatttaaaagaactacaatttattagaaatatCTTTGAAAGATTTTTgtcatataaatttaaaccAAGAGttatgaaaattatttttacaaaatggTTACTATTCGAAAAAAGTCAAGGAAATATGCATAGCCAAAAAACTGTTCAGGAAAAGGCTTATAAGTATGTTGAAAGTTTAAACGCCCTTGTATGagtaataacaaaaatgaaaatcataaaaatgttatccatatgtaattataaaaaaattaaataaaatataaaatatatatatatatatatatatatattataattgacatataatttattttttatataactcccatatgtaattatttatatattttttatgtacaacattaaatatatatatatatacatatatatatatttatatttatatttatttattatttcaattttttttgtttttaaaaaaaaaaataattaactCAATCCTTTTAATAGtatcaatattttatatatatataaataatttttatgactTTTGTAAAAATTTTCTATATCCACACCAATCACTGGGTGCAATAAAATTGTTCATACTCAAAAAGTTCCACAGCTGATTAAGAATTTCATcttcaaaaatattatttctttttaaatactctaatatattttttgattcATTCCATTTCCCTATTAAATATGACTCAAGGGCAATTTTGAATTGTTCCAAATAATCTTTAGGATAGTGTATCTTTATGAATTTTATGTCGTCATTTTTTGCATATTCTTCATAAAGctaaaaatgtaaaagttaaataaaaaaaaatataaatatatatatatatatatatatatatatatattaatctatttatttatatgtgttaaGGTATAAATATAAGCCTAGCCTTACATTATATGAAAGATTAAGaacttctttttttcttttttttcgttcggccttcttttttatatcatcaaaaACCtgcaattattttttaattcatttatatgttatatatatatatatatatatatatatgtatattttaaaaaaaaggtcAATTTTACAATATCATAATAACCTTTAAAAGTTTTACGTCAAAATGAGGCTTGGCGTCAAAATTTTCCATATTGACTTTCTTCGTAAtctaatatacataaatattatatataatatatatgtatatatatgtgtatatttgcatatttattttactcTCCCCCCCCTTAAAAATTAACCTTATTAAGACATATATCaaaagtatataaatttaatggGTTCCTACATCCTTTAAGAGTAACCCTATCAATTTTCCTAAGAGaattcttaaatatatatacatatataaaaaaaaaaaaaaaaaaaaaaaaaaaatatatatatatttatatatatatatatatatatatgtgacaagcatatattatatgttagtggcataatatattactttaAATTTCTCCGACATATTGTCATAAAAATCTCCTGATATAACAATAttgtttttgtatattttagaAATATCTTGTAATCGACTAgctatatttacattttctgataaatatgataaatcaATTTTATAACTACTTCCTATTGCTCCTTCTATAGCCCATCCAAAATGAAGTCCAAAACTTAACTCCAGAATATTGTTCTTAATTAACTCAtccatattttcattatttaggaatatatgtattttttctgACTTAAATAtgtgacatatatatatatatatatatgtgtggcaaaaaaaaaaaaaaaaaaaagaattatataataatatataatgtaatataaaaagtacatattatttcaattctttctatatatatatatatatatatatattttttttttttttcatattcttcCTACCTTTCTGAGTTTAATTAATGTTTGTACTGTAGATAGAAAAGCCAAATCACATATCctgtttatattttctttttctgaatattcatcataattattgttTGGAGACTTAAACATATTCATTTTCTTATTcgaatattcttttttttgatatttccAAACTAATAAAAATGCATCAccaatatttttgtttattgttCCCCCATAGAAATCACAACACTCATGTATTATTTCAGCAATCAAATTTATGAAAATCATAATCtgttaaatttatataaataaataaatatatatatatatatatatatatatgtgtgtgcgTCTATTTATTTCCCTCAAGTAGTATAAcaaaacatattttatatgcttttactttttcttttaaaactTCTGTTATTTCTGTAAAATTTCTTATGTCGCAAAAGGAAAAAACAGAATAAACGATTTCTCCATTGATCAGTAAATTTACTCTTTCCTGTTcgttaatattttttgagATAATTTTCGCTCCTGCTTCACCAAAACCTAGAAAAtcataaacaaaaaaaaaaaaaaaaaaaaaaaaaaaaaaaaaaaattaaagcattttaatatattataaagagcatatatataaataaataaatatataaatatatatatatatgtatgtattttttttttttccctcttATAACCTAATAACATTAATGTTCCTAATTTCATTAAGTTTTCttccatttttaaaatttcataattttctttaatgCTTTTCCTataggaaaatatatatatatatatatatatatatattttttttttttttttgtcttatttttcttatatattattatatttttgtctaATAGGTATTTTCCATTGCAACTGTACAAcacttaaatatatttttatttgaaatCAAAGAAagcctttttttttttttttttttttttttttttttaattattcttttcttattatatatatgaaatcaCAATTCACCTCTTCAATTTTgtgtttattaatatattttttaactcATGGTTCAATAATTCTTCTTGCATTTCCAAAGCTAAGGTCGGATTGGatctacaaaaaaaaaaaaaaaaaaataaaaataaaaaataaaaaaatgtattactgtatacataataatattctacacacaaaatatgtataaatatctaTATAAAAGTACTTCAtaagttttaattttttcaatatgCTTTCTATAGGAAATAATAAGACATTTAATTCACATGTAAAATAgaacaatattataaaagaaaactgcaaagaaatacaaaaatgaaaGATGAGTAAATCATaagaaatttataatatattataaataatacacatatatatatatatacatatatatattttttttttcaatttgttttatatttactattataataaatattttcaatattataatatttttaatagttCTTTCTATATAtctctttatatttatatgaaatataaaatcttTGGATTCATATATCTTTGTTTCAAAGTATCTCAATTCATCtagacaaaataaaaaatatttatatttttatacaccttacatatatatatatatatatatatatatattaaaatacattatttatatttttcattctttacttatatttttaattgtatGGTCCAAAATAATTTCTTCTTCAACATTTTGGTTAGCACTTGAAGGAGTAACAAATTTTAATAGATCATTCTATGTACATAAAaggattatataatatacaacatattcatatgttttcttttgttatattttttgagtAAAccatatttcattattttttcttttatatattttttcctttttacaTGTGATAAGTTTGTAAAATCCCATAGCAGATAATTAATTCCTGATATATCTATTTCTTTCttgttaataaaatttttcaatttcctttttgatttaatacttattaaatattcttcatctcttttatttttctgaATAGCCTATAATATAAAGTTAAATATGTgaatacatttattatatatacttttatttttgtcgtacgatatgtatatatatatatatatatataatatttgatttctctttttatatatacactaTAAAAGTATAGAGCTTTTAAAAATTCCGTTTCATAAAATTCATCAAATACTATACTACAAAATCggtttagaaaaaaataaaaataaataatcatgttagaaatgaagaatattgtataaaatataaataaatatgtgtgtatatttttttttttttttttttttttttttttttgtaacagATCCAAATTATAGATGAAATAATTCATAGGGCTTTTGCTCTCCTTTGAGATATATATCTACACataaacaaaagaaaaaaagaacaataataaaaaaaaagaactaaCCTATGTTGAACATTTATGataatgtataatttttttatttatcttttactatttctatcattatataagataacattataaaaattaaagacaTGAAATATCTTTTGATAAGAGCTAAGTGCATTTTATTTGTGAACTTTAAACTTTCctgagaaaaataatataaaataaaataaattgtatgtaaatatatctttctatatatgaatatatataaatatattctttaaaaattgtgttttttgtttatacCTTCAATGGTCTATTTTTCATACTTTCCATTTTTTCaaactataatatatacacatatatatatatatatatatatatatatatatagaaccTATATTTACGATACTCCtagttatatattatttttttttttttttacattccACTCATTTCTGTGCTTGTATTTTTCCTTagtatgtttttttataaaattaattacgAAGCGATATATCTTAATTATTCGCAAGGACTTAAATAATTGTATtaggtatattatattatctttgTCAATTTTTTTCCATGTATATAAGCTaaaggataaaaatatatagacacaagaatatacatacatatatacatacatatatacatacatatatacatacatatatacatacatatatacatacatatatacatacatatatatgtatatattatttaagtgCTTATTTTCGATTACCTATTTGtaaagtaaataaaaaagtcaaaaaaatatttttcgaAAAGAAAGATATCAAAGAATAACAGCATGAACGatataatatcaaaaaacataaaataaaagatatatgttGAAtccattaaaaaattaaaaattatttcgaTAAGACATCCAAATAAGAGaatggaaataaaaatatctgatataaaatcatatttctactcaaaatataaatatatatatataaaagtattgatatacattttttatatttttcgcTTTAACTTTGTTTAAAAGAAGATAGAAAAAATCTTTTGAAAATATgatcaaaaataaatatacccATTTGGAGTATTTGAAAAATTTGcttgtatgtatattaagacatatattctatattgttcgaaaaaaaaaaaaaaaaaaaaaaaaaaaaatatatatatatatatatatatatatatatatatatatatttatatatatttctcctTATTTGTTgatattttgattttttttgtttactttatattttaacatGCACAAGTTATTTTTGCTTTTTCTCTTCTCTTCATTTATGATGTCCTACagaataagaaaaatttCTTATTTCACGAgcttttacatttatttagaaaaacaacataggatatatataatgatatatatattttataaaagtatacgataaaaaaaatatttaacaacatgttttcattaaaaaaaagaaaaaacaaatcaGATATTTATAGACATATaaaacatacatattattacatgttcatcttattattattattattttttttttttaaagataatatttacattttctgATGTAAAGGAATATAatactttttcttttgatctatattttaagaaaaatcTTTTCAACTTATCattatcaaaaatattatttgcatatatttgttttggTTCTGGCATTATGTGTTATGAATACTTAAAAGGgtgttaattattttattatctctATACATTTACGTGTTCatagaatatataatcaaaTGGATAATATgagaaataattaaaataaaacataacaatattatatatatatatatatatatatatatatatgtatatttatttaaggAATAAATTTTTCCttacaatataatttaacatttttataattaaagatTAGTACcttttccaaaaaaaaaaaaaaaaaaaaaaaaaaaaaaaaaaaaaaaaatttaattaaaaagacAAAAgataatcatttttattttatattttttattttatattttttattttatattttttattttatattttttattttatattttttattttatattttttattttatttgtttatcttctttttttccaTCTTAAGTATTACAGTTTAATTATgttggaaaataaaaaaaatagaaattcaaaaaaaaaaaaaaaaaaaaaaaaaaaaaaaaaaaaaaatatatatataaaatatatatatatatatataatttcaatAAAATAGTAGATCAATGATAACAATGAATAGAGTTCATATTAAAACATTGTAGTAATTataagataaataaataataatatatatatatatatatatatatatatatatatatatatttatatattattccatgtagttataatatatatcatttattgtGGATATAAAATGTgtctatatatatgataattttattaatttataatttttttactaaatgtattatcatcatatataaatattttacccTCGATCTATTAAACATAAAATGGatatgtacataaaaatatatactccTTTAAAATGTTCCCTAAAaagtatttcatatatatatatatatatatatatatatatatatatatatatttatttatttatttatttatttatttatatgttatataaaacatattatatattatgtgaaCAAAGAAATATCCTTTTGATgcacattatatattttattatccatACAAATTTCTTCATCCTTcatttagaaaatataaatgttatgTTTGCTGTCTTTCCAAGATTACAAGGTTCTTGTTGAAAATCAGATAAATCTAAGGAACATgttaaattaaaatgttttttaaattctCCAAAGATAACATTAAacgatatataattatctcCTTCTTGTACATGTTTTAaagtaaaattaataaatgaaaattcgGATAAACAATTGACAATACTAGGTAATAATTTTTCTGTAACTATATCAAGTTTAggtaattttattaaaaataatttatttgggATAACCCTATAAATACAACTTACATTTCTTGAATTTTTAAGATAAAATCCAGCTGAAGGGGTTATATCCAAATTACCTTTTG from the Plasmodium falciparum 3D7 genome assembly, chromosome: 14 genome contains:
- a CDS encoding rRNA biogenesis protein RRP5, putative — its product is MVEKEDSYITNKKVEENKMNKIIHIKDEQINKKKNKKNKKNKKEGKSVTKEMNETSNLGLYSNICEEKKHKKKKKEKEKDKDKDKLDALNKNSKKKNKKNDKSNKKEGKKLENNDEMKDDVIISDHEDDIIYEHDDIIYEHDDIIYEHDDIIRDHDDIIRDHDDDILDDNNNTQLKNNDIIINNNNKVITPFDYERLIASEKNKSAIWISYIAFYLEQNNLEEARKVAERALKTIDIHEIDEKLNIYLCYINMECLYGDKLNDIFKRALLCNNEKSIYLHTIHILKKNKKLTQLKDLCEEAIKKFKYSKKIWSCYLQILHNTFKDEEYAHNILLKSLHSLPKKKHLNMIINAARFEYKYSNKERGKTYFEKLIQEYPKRSDLWFTYLDIHINSLTKNENKEKIKLNLKELQFIRNIFERFLSYKFKPRVMKIIFTKWLLFEKSQGNMHSQKTVQEKAYKYVESLNALV
- a CDS encoding adenylyl cyclase alpha; amino-acid sequence: MGIFIFDHIFKRFFLSSFKQNIFISILLFGCLIEIIFNFLMDSTYIFYFMFFDIISFMLLFFDIFLFEKYFFDFFIYFTNSLYTWKKIDKDNIIYLIQLFKSLRIIKIYRFVINFIKKHTKEKYKHRNEWNFEKMESMKNRPLKESLKFTNKMHLALIKRYFMSLIFIMLSYIMIEIIYISKESKSPMNYFIYNLDLIVFDEFYETEFLKALYFYSAIQKNKRDEEYLISIKSKRKLKNFINKKEIDISGINYLLWDFTNLSHNDLLKFVTPSSANQNVEEEIILDHTIKNINELRYFETKIYESKDFIFHINIKRYIERTIKNIIILKIFIIIFSFIILFYFTCELNVLLFPIESILKKLKLMKSNPTLALEMQEELLNHELKNILINTKLKRKSIKENYEILKMEENLMKLGTLMLLGFGEAGAKIISKNINEQERVNLLINGEIVYSVFSFCDIRNFTEITEVLKEKIMIFINLIAEIIHECCDFYGGTINKNIGDAFLLVWKYQKKEYSNKKMNMFKSPNNNYDEYSEKENINRICDLAFLSTVQTLIKLRKSEKIHIFLNNENMDELIKNNILELSFGLHFGWAIEGAIGSSYKIDLSYLSENVNIASRLQDISKIYKNNIVISGDFYDNMSEKFKNSLRKIDRVTLKGCRNPLNLYTFDICLNKITKKVNMENFDAKPHFDVKLLKVFDDIKKKAERKKRKKEVLNLSYNLYEEYAKNDDIKFIKIHYPKDYLEQFKIALESYLIGKWNESKNILEYLKRNNIFEDEILNQLWNFLSMNNFIAPSDWCGYRKFLQKS
- a CDS encoding adenylyl cyclase alpha — translated: MPEPKQIYANNIFDNDKLKRFFLKYRSKEKVLYSFTSENDIINEEKRKSKNNLCMLKYKNICLNIHTSKFFKYSKWKYDFISDIFISILLFGCLIEIIFNFLMDSTYIFYFMFFDIISFMLLFFDIFLFEKYFFDFFIYFTNSLYTWKKIDKDNIIYLIQLFKSLRIIKIYRFVINFIKKHTKEKYKHRNEWNFEKMESMKNRPLKESLKFTNKMHLALIKRYFMSLIFIMLSYIMIEIIYISKESKSPMNYFIYNLDLIVFDEFYETEFLKALYFYSAIQKNKRDEEYLISIKSKRKLKNFINKKEIDISGINYLLWDFTNLSHNDLLKFVTPSSANQNVEEEIILDHTIKNINELRYFETKIYESKDFIFHINIKRYIERTIKNIIILKIFIIIFSFIILFYFTCELNVLLFPIESILKKLKLMKSNPTLALEMQEELLNHELKNILINTKLKRKSIKENYEILKMEENLMKLGTLMLLGFGEAGAKIISKNINEQERVNLLINGEIVYSVFSFCDIRNFTEITEVLKEKIMIFINLIAEIIHECCDFYGGTINKNIGDAFLLVWKYQKKEYSNKKMNMFKSPNNNYDEYSEKENINRICDLAFLSTVQTLIKLRKSEKIHIFLNNENMDELIKNNILELSFGLHFGWAIEGAIGSSYKIDLSYLSENVNIASRLQDISKIYKNNIVISGDFYDNMSEKFKNSLRKIDRVTLKGCRNPLNLYTFDICLNKITKKVNMENFDAKPHFDVKLLKVFDDIKKKAERKKRKKEVLNLSYNLYEEYAKNDDIKFIKIHYPKDYLEQFKIALESYLIGKWNESKNILEYLKRNNIFEDEILNQLWNFLSMNNFIAPSDWCGYRKFLQKS
- a CDS encoding adenylyl cyclase alpha; its protein translation is MESMKNRPLKESLKFTNKMHLALIKRYFMSLIFIMLSYIMIEIIYISKESKSPMNYFIYNLDLIVFDEFYETEFLKALYFYSAIQKNKRDEEYLISIKSKRKLKNFINKKEIDISGINYLLWDFTNLSHNDLLKFVTPSSANQNVEEEIILDHTIKNINELRYFETKIYESKDFIFHINIKRYIERTIKNIIILKIFIIIFSFIILFYFTCELNVLLFPIESILKKLKLMKSNPTLALEMQEELLNHELKNILINTKLKRKSIKENYEILKMEENLMKLGTLMLLGFGEAGAKIISKNINEQERVNLLINGEIVYSVFSFCDIRNFTEITEVLKEKIMIFINLIAEIIHECCDFYGGTINKNIGDAFLLVWKYQKKEYSNKKMNMFKSPNNNYDEYSEKENINRICDLAFLSTVQTLIKLRKSEKIHIFLNNENMDELIKNNILELSFGLHFGWAIEGAIGSSYKIDLSYLSENVNIASRLQDISKIYKNNIVISGDFYDNMSEKFKNSLRKIDRVTLKGCRNPLNLYTFDICLNKITKKVNMENFDAKPHFDVKLLKVFDDIKKKAERKKRKKEVLNLSYNLYEEYAKNDDIKFIKIHYPKDYLEQFKIALESYLIGKWNESKNILEYLKRNNIFEDEILNQLWNFLSMNNFIAPSDWCGYRKFLQKS